The Nomia melanderi isolate GNS246 chromosome 4, iyNomMela1, whole genome shotgun sequence genome segment AAGCtactttaaaaatcatttcgaatattcaatgcctcgGAGATATCAATGAAGCTATTTActgtcaaaatcatttcgaagatatcaatgaagctatttactttgaaaatcatttcgaatattcaatgcttcgaagatatcaatgaagctatttactttcaaaatcatttcgaatatatcaatgaagctatttactttcaaaatcatttcgaatatatcaatgaagctatttactttaaaaatcatttcgcacattcaatgcttcgaagatatcaacgAAGCtactttaaaaatcatttcgaacattgaatgcttcgaagacatcaataaccgctaaacaaacaaatcgaaaccggtcACGTCGaccggtacggtagttctagtgtcaacggAGGATCGATAGCTAGACGCTATTGCCGCGAGCCTGCTCATCGGCCGAAATACTGCACGGTGCTCCGGAATATCGGGTTCGGGCGTCGGAGAGGATCGCGTGTCTCGTGTGTCGCGTGTCTCGCGTCGCGGAGTCGCGTGACCCGCGGCGATGATTCCCGTTCCCGTGGCGGTCGACGGTCGACGAGCAGCGGCGGCCGTCGCTGCTCTCGATCCGAGCTCTCGATCTTCCCAGGGGAACGGGTGACTAGTAATAGAGCGGACACTCTCGTCGAGCGAGGATCTCGCGCTTCGCTTCGCtccggatcggatcggatcggatcggatcggctGGCGAGTAGACAGGCCGAGGGTGCGTTTACGGCGGAGCTGCGTTAGAAACGGAGACAGCGTTCGTTCACTCTTGTATCGTCGGTCGACCGGTTAACACGTCGAGCGCGCGCCGATTTTGCTATACTTTCCGCTCAGGCGGCAGCGCGCGAGCATTTGACGCCGAACGCTAAACTAGACCGCGCGACAGCGCAACggacgattcctttttttcactgtttcttttGTCGTTCGCACTGTGACAATGGCGCAGGCGATGCACGTGTATACGATGTATAAACATAAGATAATGGGGTGGGGAATGCCAGAGAGAAAGTGCGAACACCGAGAAACGATCAGTCTGAAAATGCCATGGGAGTACGCTAAATTTTAAcgtaaattttgtaattgtcattgataatttaatcTTTTGAAATGCTGGTCTCGTGCACCGATGTCGACCAAACGAGAAGTTCGCTGTCAGTCCCCAGGGACTGACGttgcactcaacgtgttaaccgaacttacattgagcgccggccccgcaataatgcggatttctggatttccatttGCATATGGCGAATGTGCAATTGAAATCtactattttatgaaaatttgtaatgttttgaatattttttctggCTACTcgttgatcagatacaagcgaatgaaaCGCGTTTGAgctaagtggccgatacgtcgccggcgctcaatgtgttaaatgagTTTGTAGAAATTCCTGTAttggattaacacgttcgctgtgTAATTCTGTTTTTTACTTAGTGAAAGTGAAATTAATGGATATTGTCATTAGAAAGCTGCGagattatatttaggaactcaacgGTGGAGTTTCATTTTGCCAATATTtggatttattggattgaagataTAATTGCGGAGACCAAAGATAGCGAAGGTGTTAATTTGATCAttgatcgtttaaccctttgacctctgTAGGCTAATATTGCACCAGAGATgatagatatttcaatgaatcttaaagaaactaccctaattaTTAGATCTctcatccaaattttgcactaaggaaaatgaaagatctaatgttatagcatttctcattttcgctagggataccataaaaatactataatattcgaATGTTCTTTTTCTCAAACCGAACAACTAACCTAGGCTGATCGCAGCTCTCCCgtaaacgttgcaacgccaaacgattcataattattcctactctatgggaaaacgcttaagattttcgtggcgctcaacgtgttaatgtctgATGTTTAAAACAAGAGTACTAATCCCCTAATTTCCTCGATAGGCTCTGACGTCAGCTCTCCCgtaaacgttgcaacgccaaacgattcataattattcctactctatgggaaaacgcttaagattttcgtggcgctcaacgtgttaatgtctgATGTTTAAAACAAGAGTACTAATCCCCTAATTTCCTCGATAGGCTCTGACGTCAGCTCTCCCgtaaacgttgcaacgccaaacgattcataattattcctactctATGgaaaaacgcttaagattttcgtggcgctcaacgtgttaatgtctgATGTTCTTCAAAACAAGAGTACTAATCCCCTAATTTCCTCGATAGGCTGCAGCTCTCCCGTAAACGTACCCCGACTCGCGAGCACTCCTCGAGCCTGCCGAAGACGGAAGCCGAGGATACGCTTGTCCAAGATTGTGAAGCGGCGGTGGGTCGGTGgctacgcgacgcgacgcgacgcgacgcgacgcgcgacaCGGGGCTCATGGGAATCGCGGGCCGAGCAACGAGGAACCTGCGGCGGCCTGGTCCCAGCCGGTACGACACCTGGTCGATTTCCGCCAGTGTGGCAACTGTATGCCTAGTCTCTTGCACTCGTGCGCGTACGCGGTGAACGATTCGCAGTAGCAGTTCTCGCCGGGGCACTCGCACATGTCCTGCAGGCAGGCCTTGTAGTACATGGTCGGGTTCACCTTCTTGTGGCACGCGTCGAAGATCTGCGATCTCAACCGGTTGCACAACCTGCGCATCGAGCAATCATGTATATGTACACGTACGCGCGTATGTATCATCCCCGGCGAGCGAGTAACGCTGGGAGATCCCATGATGTCTAGCGGAGGTCTCTCGACGACTTTGTTTATGCTTGCGATTCGTCGCCTTTGATCGTACAGGCGAGTAGCGAATTAGCGCCGTGAATCGGATGAGAGACGAATCATTCCTTAGACTAGCCATAGAGATCTCCCGCGGTACGTGCTCGCTGTCGCTAGATTCATGGAAATTTCGATATTGAACTGTAAACACTATAACGATTCGATTCCTATTGCAATTATGCACATAATTGTCTATTCTTCTCCAATTTTGACTGATGTGAACAGATATATGTCCATAAATCTAGCAACGTGCTCGCTGTCAATAGATTCATGGAAATTTCGATATCGAACTCTGTAAACACCATAAGAATTCAAGTCGATTCCTATTGCAATCATGCGAGCACATAGTTCTCTATTCTTCTTCAATCTCGACTAATGTTAACAGACATATGTCCATAAATCTAGCAACGTGCTCGCTGTCGCTAGATTCATGGAACTTCCGATATCGAACTCTCTAAACACCATAACGATTCGATTCCCATTGCAACCATGCACATAATTCTCTATTCTCCAATCTCGACTGATATGAACACATAGTCCACAAATCTAGCAACGAAACGAGCTTGGATTCGCTCACCGACgattatactattatactattatattattataatgattaCCGATGATCCTTCCGCCCTCTGCAGCGTCTGTCGCGGTCGAGGTTCGCCGTCGGTCTGGGCCTGACGCAGCTCTTCTTGGCGCCGACCGCCCAGGACTGTCCGAAGGCCTGCGGGTCCTGCATCACGCGTCCCTTGCGGTTCTCGAAGTCGTCCTTGGACAGTGAATTGAAGTTGCCGCAGAGGCCGCACAGCCGGCCCCTGTACGAGGTCGGCGCGGACACCTCGAGGAAGCTGATGCCGTCCCACAGCACCTTGATGCCGATCTGCGTGGACACGATGATGCTGTCCGCGGTTCGGTTCACCTCCAGCCGGCCCGCCACGCGGTACGGCACCTCGACTTTCTTACCGTTCACCTTGACGCGCATTTTCTGACCGAGATTCACTTTCAGGTCGCCGACCTAAGACACGCACCGTGAGGAACCATGCCGCAGCCGTCGACTCGAGGTCGATGGGGACCGTGTCAGCTCACCTTTATGGCGATCGTCTTGGTCCACGCGGAGAACCTCGTCGACCTGGCGTCGTTGGTCACCCGAACGCTGAACGTGTGACCGGCGCAGTCGCTGGCCAGCTGGTACTTGCACGCGCCCTTGAAGCTGTAGAACTTGCCGTCGAAGGTGCGGTAGTGCGGGTCACCGAACACCGTGCACACGCCGTCGCCTGCGGGGCAAACAACACGGGGACGCCGTGTTCGTGATTCGCGTGTCGTCGTGATCGTACGTTACGGATCGGATCGAACGAGGGTGATTACTTTCGACGCAACGGGGACAGCACTGGCCCTCGGGGTGCTCCAGCCTCGAGTTCGGGGGGCAGGGTAGGTTCAGCGGCGGACACATCGGCATCACGCACCGCACTTTCCCCTGTGTGCAGGCGCACGCTTTGCACGAGTCAAGTTTCCAAGTCTCGCCATCCTGCCTAGGACAAAGAGGAGCGTTTAAACTCagacgcggcggcggcgcgccggTCTCGCGGTTATGTTCACTCGTTCACGCGAGTTCAGAAGGCGCACGTTTATTGAAGCACTTAGGAACAAGTAACCAGGATGCAATGCaatattgtaatgtaattacaatttattcacCACCTTtgcatggcaaggggttaacacgttgagtgccacaACGCTTTTTTTGTGTCACTCAATCTTTCTGTAGTAAAGATAAAGAATTATTAGTTAATGATCACAACTCTGTTACagtattatctagttatctGCGCTACTCGACACTTTCATTAGACATATTTCTTAGTTATGATTACttataatttggaagctccagtcGCCGGTGACCGCTGtggttcaacgtgttaaccgtttgagcgcTGAACAAATTTTTGTATGTACCAAAAATACGGGAATTATTGGACGTATATGAGAGAAGTTAATAAGATTAAGTTATCTGATTAGattacaaatattgtgttacggaagaaatatcaaaaacatttactcgaataaatttactttgatttatttcttgaagaacatagtaaaaaaattataattgatactggcAATACAAGAAGACAATACTTGTTAATCGAGTAACTACCATATCTTTGTTCATCGCTCACGCGATAAATACAACTGTAGTATTAACATCGTTATAATAAATACTCGCCCCGTAGGTTTTGCCGGCGTAGGTGCACGACGGTCGGACCTCCTCTATCTCCGGACACTGAGGACAACACCGGCCAGGCAGAGTGATCTGGTGCTCGCTGGGACAGTCGTGGACCGGGCAGGTCTCCCTGACGCAGGTCACCGCCGAGTTCGAGCAGCTACACCTGGTGCACTGGTCGGCGTAGAACTGCTTCCCCGTGTTGTAGATCATGGTGCCCAGCATGCACGCGCCCTTCGGCGGTGACATGTATCTCCCGCTACCTGTTCGCGTTACCATTCTCACCGTGCGCCGCTCGAAACGAGACGCACAACCGTCGCAAAGACAGAAACTTTCAAGGTAAAGTCTGAGATCTTTGTAACCAGCAAGAACTGAGTGATCTTGACGACGACTGTACGGTCGAATGAAGTCTGTATTATTGAGAGATCACTCGACGGCGAGGCTGAGGAATGCGGGGCTCATTGGTTAGCTAATTTGTtattggttaacactagaactaccgaggatttaatacgactggtatgtgatccctataaaaattctaacagattattttctgaTTGCCACTGTCAATACGGTTACTGGTAAACAATCAAAACCATAAAGAGAATTCTTCACGAAACGGAAGTTTCATGAAAACTTCTTGCCTCTGTACCGTCCCGCTGGGCGTCGAGTGATCTCCCAACTGTACCCGTTAGGCCACCTACCTTTGCATCGTGGACAGCACTCGCCAGGGTCGCGGACGATCCTCGAGGACGGGCAGTGCAACACCGGGCAGGCGCGCTTCGCGCAGATCAACCGTCCCGCGTTGCATCTGCAAGTCACGCACGGATCCTCGGTGGTCGTCACGGACCTGTCCGCGGTCACCACTTGCCCGTTCACGTGGCATCCTGTAGGCGAACGAGCAACCGAGGCTTTAATACTTGCTGGTGAATGAGAATGGACTAATCCTCGGCTACTGGCGATTGGGAGCATTTCAAAGGTTTTATACAATTCTGATATTTTTATCGGTTACTCGCAAGAGTCGTTGCATTTTCGATACTGATACTGATATATTCCACAGATTGTCTGTGAAATGTGAAACCTAGGAATCCCATCGCAATCTCACAAGAGGGCCTCATAGAAAAGTCTGTCTCCGAATGAAACGCTGTTATAGTAGGTATATAGATATGAGAAACCTCATAgcttcttttatataaaatcagcCTCAACCCTTCGTACCCAAGAGGCTCTGTCATCACTGGATTCAATGTATCAAAATGATAGAATCTTACAACGTTAAGCTGTATATACTGCATCTACTGTGAAGTATTGGAGAATAGCTTTGATTCTCCATTTACGTATGCTgtcaataatttcaaagaatgtctatGTTGGGTGGAGGAACGTTGAACATTTCAGTGGAGAACTtctcagtgcaaagggttcagttTGTATGTACTATAATAATCAGACCACGgatctttatgaaaattaaaaatttaaatgttcaaatgtCATGAGAAACACTAAGCTTTAGATATTCTATTTATCTTTCTGTATGCATTCTATGTTGCACTTCCAAATTTCACATAAATGcctaaaaatccgcagtctataaTAAGTTCCTAAAAACATGCATAAAGTCTCATTAAGAAACAGATTTCGTTAACCGCCTTGTCAGCGgtatatactataataattaaactgcggatcttcatgaaaattcaaatgttcaaatgtcATGAAAATCAGTCTATAATTTCCTACTACACAACATGCATAAAGTCTCATTAAGAACCAGATTTCGTTAACCGCCTTGTCACCGGTAAACGGGCTGCAAGACTCACCCGCGCAGACAGGACAGCACTGGCCGATCGGCGGCGGGATCGGTTTCAGGCAGGGCGTGTAGCAGTGGAGCCTGGACTCGGTGACGACGCCGGCCTTGCAAGTGAACACCCGGCACGGGTCGTTTCCTTCCGTCCACTCGGTCTCGGACTCGTGGTACACGCCGTTCCTCTCGCATCCTGTTGGCGAACGGAGAAGCACACggtgcgcgcgtgcgcgcgcgttaCACGAGATAGAAATCGTCTGTGGAATCCGGGGCGGCTCGCGGAAAAGTACCGAGGCTGCCGCCGGCTCGATCGCGGGCCGAGCCGCTGGATTCGGAGGattcgcgagcgagcgatcgaTCGACCCGTTAACCCGTTAACCGGGGATCGCGAACTCTTCCTCGGCGTCGGCACGCTCGGCCGTGCACCCGCCCGCGTTCGccgtcgttctctctctctctctcgattaTCGCGACGCCGTGAATCGCTGGTCCCGTTCCCTCGCGttcgctttaaccccttgaccgaCGATTTTTTCTCTAAATTATGATCGGTACACCTACTTTGTTATtgaccccttggcctatgatttttttcttgaCTTTGatatggctactttgtcattaatacgttgaatgtagtacgatttcatagagcaagaTACGCAAactggaaaaaatacaatattaaatcatttgactgaattggattattatcgttGCACGTTTATCAAACTGAAcacgttataaggcaaggggttaacctatGCAATAGCGCAGAGGAACCTCGATCatctgatttaaccctttgcactcgagaggtgactctcagtcaccacttgatttgatttgcaaaattataaagtcttatatataatattaagcttcgcatgatgcatcaatatatggaatattgaaacaaaataactatccttcttaatttatatacgtttcctcgttaattagtttcaaaggacattaaatatttcaaaggaatattgaatatttctagtgaaaaactttggagtgcaaagggttaatttaattgCGAGGTTGAGTTACTCCTCTTCCTCCCCTAAGTAAGTCGAGCAGATCTGAACTCATCTGTGAgcaaaattaaccctctatggtccaaatttttgttcatgactctaacaaaatctatgcagtacaaaattaataagtatccacatatgaacacaaattaacaatgtattcaatactttcaataattccatcaaacgaacatattttataactgtcaagttacaatgacgttaaactttcactgagcgtataaaagttcaaattaaccgattacttaattgtattcgccactttgagtgcagaatgaaataaatcaacaagatgccaatactGATATGtcacttcaaagttacataggcCTACAGAGTTAAGCAAAAAAAATTATCTAAACAAACTGATCAAAAAAAGGCATATATGCAAAAGATTAGCCACCCTTAATCTACAAGCTACATGGAAACAGAACCGTATCTCACATCTTAACCCTTTCAGGTTGCAAATCTGTCGGAGATCAAGGAACATTCCAGGATGAACCGGAAGCCTATAAGAAGCCGGTGCAAGAGGATGGAAGCCGCGCGGTTTCCCTTGCGAGGAAGGAAGAGAGCGAACTGGGACGTGTGGGCTTTGCGTCATCGCGTCGCGTAATTAATAGAGACGGAGATAAGGAGGCCGGGAGCGCATCTGCCGGTCGACGACAGGCCGTGCGCGGTGTAAACACGGCCTCCGCGCGGGCGCGAGAAGTTCCTCGGGTTTATCGGCCCTATCGGCGGAGTATCGGCCGTGTCGGCGAACAGAAGCGGCTTTGTGCCGCGAGAACAATGCTCCGCGTCCCGGGCATTCCTCCCTCGCCGGGGCCGAAACTCCGCGCGGCCGCTTCTCGCCTTCGCGCTCGTGACCCTCGCCGGCACTCGGGACAATTGGAGCGATTCGCGGACGATAGGGATCTCAGCGACAGCGGGAAACAGACGTTCGCTTGTACGGTTCCATCCGCTCGAAAGCGCGGAGGACTGGAGACCCCCGTGCACGCCGAGACGCGTAACTGGCACCGCAGAGGTGATGGGTTTGAGCTTTTCACTGTTGAGTGTGATGTCTGTTATGGAAGCTTGGGAGACTCTAACACGTCGCTTGTATGGTTGTGGTGTAGGTTTTAATGTGAAGGAGGAGCTTCGGTTGAGTTTGATGTTAGAACTAGGTTGAAATGATCAATTTCTAATTACTTTTAGAATTGCGAAGGTATATACTTCtttaggaaattattaaaggcTGATTTAGGAATGcctaaattgaaatataaagcaATTGgaatcttgataaattcatgCTTTTGGCATTTGTGAAGACATTTTAAGATGATTTAAAGGTTTAGTAGTTCTAATGTGGAACTGTTGCTAGCAAGTTTCAATGGGGATGAGGAGCTTCGGTTGACTTTGATATTAGAACTACTATGTGGGTTGAAATGATTCATTCCTAATTACTTTTGGAATCATTGCGAAGGTATATATACTTCtttaggaaattattaaaggctgatttagtaatgcctaaactgaaatataaagcaattgaaatcttgataaatgCTTTTAGCATTTGTGAAGACATTTTAAGATGATTTAAATGcttagtagttctaatgttgaaGGCCGTCATGAAACTTtgaaagactcaaacccatcactcATACCGATGCCTGCACTGCAAGTTTCAACGTGCACGAGGACCTCCAGTTGACATTAAAGGCTCCCGTACAAGTTGAAGCATGCGGCGATCGAGCGACAGCTTCGACACTTGTTCGCTttctgattaacacgttgaatgccgcgcgatttatGATATGAACTTatgatatgatattaaatcatttgattgaattgcattattattactacacgGTGatctgaatgtcaccgtatgaGGTAAcattattcgtaatatagaaatattttcaaataaccatcatttaaccctctgcggacgaagaaAAACCTTCAATATacgaagataaattatatatctacTAATTATACCAttcgtccacgacttagtcgTCGAAATCTGAGCATTTCATCTCATCGAAATGCCggcatccgtccgcaaagggttaattgagtgaattatagtgattcgatTTAGTACTATATACAGTATTTAGTAATAAGCTAATTTAGTAGTGGTTAATTTTAGTTTTAGCGATCCAatcgcggcgttcaacgtgtatCGCGAAACCTCGGTAGACTCGAACCCGTCGCTCGCATCGCAGCACGTTTCAACGCGTGTATGGGGGGCATTAAGATGAGTGGCTTCATTGAGCAGCACGCCTAGAGTCCTGGGGTTGAAGACGGCGGAAGACGCCGCTTCAAGCGAGGAGCGGTCGTTTCTCTGGGAAAGAGGATGGCACGAACGAGTATCTGGGTTAACAGCTGGCGATCCTCTTTGCTAGGCTCTCGGGCAATCCGCGTCGAACAGACGCAAGCCCTGCGAGAAGAACTCTGTCTGGGTTACTGGACTTCTTTTGCTTTTTCGAACTGGGTGTAAGAggttatagaaatgttttccatTCGAGGGATGATGACCACCTCGGGACTGATGGAAGATGACACTAGCCATGGAATACCGTGTGAATTTCTATTAACGAGaaatattaacatgttgactgtaaatatacatatttagtATCAAGTAGCTAGATCACAGAGTAATATGACTACCGTGatactaaattaataattattttcaatatcatttgctttcgttattaaataagtattactattcaaaacgctagattCTCTGCAGGCAACGTAACCGTTTAAatctactttgtcattaataattcaatgggaaaagagagaaattctGTCTCCTTctaacctcttgacctacgaCATGTCaggctcgtgacgaaaattttgaacTGATCTTTAGAAACCtgagtattatttatttgttttttaacataaattaaataatacttttctattatcaattgttatccTTTTAGAGTAAACGTCGATAGAATACTCAACAaaatttcttctaataaatcattaaagacaaagtagtcgcatcgatcatagttcttctgtaatcaagtaTTATAACCCATTGCTCTAGGATTTATTTcttatcgatcatagttaataAACAAATCCTAGGACAATGGGTTATAACagttaattacagaataatatttccGTTAAATTAGAACCAACATTCATCTTCATTGAATCCCCtagaaaatcttcatcacgagtcagTTCGCCGTCATCACAAGCTACAGGGTTAAATAGAAGAAAGACGAAGCAACCTCCTGTCCCGGAAGTACCAACCAGACGTCAACCGTCTCCACTCGAATCGAGAGACAGTTCGGTTGACGTTACAGCATCGTCGCGGATAAGACGCTTATCGTTCGCCAGCGATACACGGCAGCTCTTGAGGAAGATGTCGCGCGCGAGCGGTGAGCAGAAGATTCTCGGAAGGCTCGGTGGAAACGTTTCCACTCGGAAAATTCCTTAATTAATTCATCGGTCTCGCTGTGGAAACGGCGCGGTTGAACTTTTGACATCTTTTCTGACTGATAAATTTCTACGTTACAAAACACGCTCCGCCGAACGCCGAGCGTTCCGCAGCTGCGCCGGATTTCCCCCGGCTCGGGATGAGAGGATAATCCGCTCGGCTCGTACCTTTGCACCTGTGGCAGCACTCGTCCTCCCTCGGCTCCAGCATCGTGTAGCAGCCCTCGATGCTCGGGCACACGTGCTGCTTCCTGCACTCGACGAAACCGTTCTGCGGCAGAGAAAACAGGCGGAGAAAGTCAGATCGACGGTGGGCTGGAGATCAACCCTTTGAAGGACACGGGATTCTTTTGTGGAAACAATGTAGGGTTCAGAGTATAATGTACTTTTTAATGTCATTAAATAGTGTGAGGATTGTTTTAGGTAGAGGATTATATTGCTGTAGACGAGGTCAGTTCAGAGTGATAGTCGAGGAAGCTTGGCGATCAGTTGATGTTAGTCGTTGgctagtagtagcagtagtttATTGTTATCTTTAGTTGCAAGCATGAGTAGCTGAGACCTTGTACATGGATACAATGATACGTTTGTTGTATAGTATAGCAATATGATATAGCTATTGTATAATGTAGCTATATGTagctgtataatataatatgtgtagctatatacagttgtataatataatatgtacagCTATATGtagctatataatataatatgtacagctatatatagctacataatataatatgtacaactatatatagctatatacaggtatatacagctatgtaatataatatgtacagctatatatagctatataatataatatagctatataatataatatagctatagtataatatagctaTAGTATAATTTagctatagtataatatagctatagtataatatagctaCAATATAATATAGCTACAATATAACATAGCTATAGTATAACATagctatagtataatatagctatagtataatatagctaCAATATAACATagctatagtataatatagctaCAATATAACATAgcaatagtataatatagctaCAATATAACATagctatagtataatatagctGTAGTATAATATAGCTACAATATAACATagctatagtataatatagctaCAATATAACATAgcaatagtataatatagctaCAATATAACATagctatagtataatatagctaTAGTAGAATATAGCTACAATATAATATAGCCATAGTGTAATATAGCTACAATATAATATAGCTACAATATAATATagctatagtataatatagctacaatataatatagttatagtataatatagctaCAATATAACATagctatagtataatatagctatataatataatatatattgctATATAGCAACATAGCAATACAATAACCTTCACAATTACTAATTCCATTACATGCTCAGGTATACAAAAGCCATTCATTTCTGCCAATTTCCCTAATTCCACGCAATATTCGTAGGTCTCCCGAACCGATCACACCGGAAACGGAGGATTCTCCTACAGGAATAATTTCACACCAGAGAATCAGAGGATCCATTAGATAATCA includes the following:
- the cv-2 gene encoding crosveinless 2-secreting protein, yielding MEPKTPLALALTLALLSSIARCNASESIIGSRETCDVEGEDFTVDKIPNTKCFNCICKNGFVECRKQHVCPSIEGCYTMLEPREDECCHRCKGCERNGVYHESETEWTEGNDPCRVFTCKAGVVTESRLHCYTPCLKPIPPPIGQCCPVCAGCHVNGQVVTADRSVTTTEDPCVTCRCNAGRLICAKRACPVLHCPSSRIVRDPGECCPRCKGSGRYMSPPKGACMLGTMIYNTGKQFYADQCTRCSCSNSAVTCVRETCPVHDCPSEHQITLPGRCCPQCPEIEEVRPSCTYAGKTYGDGETWKLDSCKACACTQGKVRCVMPMCPPLNLPCPPNSRLEHPEGQCCPRCVESDGVCTVFGDPHYRTFDGKFYSFKGACKYQLASDCAGHTFSVRVTNDARSTRFSAWTKTIAIKVGDLKVNLGQKMRVKVNGKKVEVPYRVAGRLEVNRTADSIIVSTQIGIKVLWDGISFLEVSAPTSYRGRLCGLCGNFNSLSKDDFENRKGRVMQDPQAFGQSWAVGAKKSCVRPRPTANLDRDRRCRGRKDHRLCNRLRSQIFDACHKKVNPTMYYKACLQDMCECPGENCYCESFTAYAHECKRLGIQLPHWRKSTRCRTGWDQAAAGSSLLGPRFP